From the genome of Ziziphus jujuba cultivar Dongzao chromosome 4, ASM3175591v1:
AAAAAAAGATAAGGCTTCATTCTTGTTGGAGGTATTCATCTGCCAATATTCTACTCGTTTATTGCTAGAATTTCATTCccattatttatatacaaatatatatgtatgtattttttgtATATGTGCAGGTTATAGAGTACATTCGGTTCTTACAGGAGAAGTTAAATATGTATGAGGGATCATACCCAGGATGGAGTTCAGAACCAACAAAATTGACACCATGGGTAATTATTGTACAGAGTGGCATGCACATGTTATTGCGTTGAAGATTTCGTCCTTTTGCCTGGATTGTTTTATGTTAGTTTTAGCTTGTAATATTAATGCTATATTATTTTGACACCTGGAAATGAGATGTGTGGATAGAATATATATGTTCGTAAGGTGTTTGATTGTCATCCGTTAATGCAGGTATGTTTGACGGGAGATAGAATAACCAAAATTAAGACCAAAACTAAGTTTGACACCTTTCATGAAGATACATGCTTGCTTGTAGTTTCAACATCTAGTCATTTAAGTTTGATAGCGCTGCTTACTGATTTATGTTGCTAGTTACCTTTAGTTGTTATTGTTTAGAGCATGAAATGTTTAACATTTTCTGTTTCATTGCCtgtgaataaattaaaataacactTATCTGTCTTACTTCTTTGCATATCGGTTGAGTGTTTATTTCAAATTGGATTTTGTTCCATATAGAAAAATTGGTAATTATGGTGAAGACTCAGAATCAAAGGTCAGGTACTTGGTATATGCAAGCTTGCATGTTGACAGCTATGAAACAGGCTGTTGCAAATGCTTTGGCATATCTTTGCTGATATAAACTACTTTTGTCCAGAAGTAGGTTTATTTatacttttcctttttaaaaagtaCCTTTTGTAATTTGTAACTTGACTTGTGGGCCCGTTTAGATTTTAGGAGTATGCTTCTGATTTTACTAACAGGGAAAAGGGGAAATAATTTCCCTTCTGAGAAACCTTCTGAGAAAATGCATACACGTTATTTGACATTCCTAGAAAGGATTGATAGAACAGAAGCATGGTTGTGCTTCCTGTTTTATGTAATTTAGAATACAGCTTTAAGTCTCTGACTAAATAAATATGATTGTTTGCATATTGACTATAATCCTTATAATGGTAACTTGTTGAtgctttgttatttttttttccaacagagAAATCAACATGGTCCCACTCCCACGGAAAGTTTTGTGGATCACCCTCAAGTTATAAAGAGTGATTCTGGTCTCCAGAATAATGTTTCTGTCTCTCCATCAATGCTCTGCAATGCACCAAACTTAGTTGAAACTGAGCTGGGCTCTACAGTGGTTTACAAATCACTGGATCACCTGCCCGGGTCAGCTGGTCAGGTCGCTCCTCTCAATGTGCAGCAGCCAATTTTTGACTCTATTGGGAGGGGCGGTGTGCCTACACAGCCATTGCAGGAATCTGTATCTGATGCTGTTAACATTGATTTGCAACCCCAACAGCCTGAGTTATGGTCGGGTAGACATACAACTGACTGTTCTGTTTTAAACAATACACCAAATTTTCAGGAGAAAAGTAGATCTGTTAGCATTTCAAGCGCTTATTCTAAAGGGTGAGCATCTGCAAAGAGGTTACAATATTTTTCTACATGGGTTGCCAGTGGTGCAATTTTCCCATTATTGTTTTCTTATGAGTCAAAAGTACTAGTTATTCTTACCTAGGAACTTGAATGTTGAACTATTTTTTGCAATGGTGTGGTCCTACATTTGGAATAGGAATTTATTGTTCAATTTCTTCAGGATGGTTAAAATGGTTTTCCATGCAGAATTATATGCTAATATATGATTATCATGATGTTGAGCAGGATACTGGATACCCTGACACAAGCGCTgcgatcttcaggtatggattTGTCACAGGCCAGCATCTCAGTGCAAATTGATGTTGGGAATGGGGCAGATAATGGAGTGACTTCTATGGCATCCAGTTCAAAGGTTTTTCAAGAATCTTCAACTGAATTTATAAAAGCTCCTTCATAATAGCTCTCCTATGTACCTTCCATGTTGCAGGGATATAGAGAGTAGAAATTTAGGATGCTGGTAGTTTGTCCTATTTTCATAGGTCTCAAGATTAGGACTTACGAATCTGATAGaacttatatattaattattgtttgtCCAGGATCATGTGAACCAAACAATGAACAGTCAAGTAATGGCGCATACCCAAGTGACCAGCTCCAGTGATCAATTTGAACAAGCTCATAAGCGGCTCAGAACAGAAGAAAACTAGTGTATTATTCTAGTTTCCCATTTTTCCTGCTAgtctatttattttactttctattattattattttttgttttttttttatatggggTGGTTCTGGGGGAGGAGAGATTTTGTGGgtcattttttttcaatgtcATGGTCCACAGACAACTAGATCTTTGATTAATTGTACATGTTTATGCTCTGAATGGGTTATCTTAGAAGAAAGTTTCAGTTATTCATCTGTTTGGACCCTGAAATTCAGAGAGAGAACTCCATGCATAGCGTATGTTGAGAAGCAACTTTCACATTCCTAATAATTTTTCTTGCCATGATCTGTTGTTCTCTGAGTCTTTCTCTGTGTTATCAATCAGTATGTCAGATTTTAGAATGATGGTTGCTTTGCTAGACCTGAATTGAAAGAAGCCATCTGGTCAACATTCTTGCTGAAAGTTGCATGCAAGGGCATAATGGTACTTGCAGAACTTATAGTTCGATAACTTATCATTTGCCACAATGAGTTTTAAGAGGCAGGAAACCAGCTATGCACACAAGAAGCTGGTGATTGTCCAATAAAAACACTTGCCCTTTTTTGTTCATAGTTCAAGTCTGTTTTTCATTCTTTTCCTGTGCAGCATTCTGGCATGGTGGAAAACGTGTGATCTCCTTCTTTTTCTGTCTttcttttcaaaacaaaaaaataataataaaaaaatgtattgttCAAACGTAGTGGTTAATAGGCGCTGGACACCTTATAAggttaagaaaattatattattgcTTGTTAatacaataaatcaaaatttgatttgCGTGACGTTAAAAATTTTAGTGTTCAGAATGGCAATTAGTGAAACTTATTCCcatagaaaaagaaagtgaaaaaaagCCTGAAACTTAGCATCATTACAATGGCTTTggaatttaataattttgtaaattaaagTAGGAGAAAAAATTAGTATAAAAACCGAGTAATTCATAGAAGACATTCTACTTAATTCCATTACATTTTCTCAATCCGATCAATTATCTTCTGAACAAGTATCACTAAACATTAATAGTTACAACAATATGAACTCTGTAACATAAGACATAAAAGGGATTATTTAAGTATTTCACTAACTtgctattttaattaaactccaTGAGAACTTCGAAATTTCAACCTCCCATTTCAATGGTGTCATTGGTGGTTTGCTGTGAGAGCAAGTTTGGAATCCCAAAGTAGTTAACCCAGATGGTAAGTATTAGCAACCCAAAAGCTAGTTCCTTAATTGCGAGAGTTTTCTTGGATCAcccacaaacaaacaaaaaaattttcttgGATCAGTCAAAAAAAGCTCTCTTGGATCATTCACCTTTACCTCTCAACCACCGCAATTTTCTGattgttattttgttaattGGCATCTTTCTCTGTATCCCACCAAAAGAACCTTGGGATTTCAAAATTATGGACTTTGAATAGAATAATATCATCTGCTCGTTTTCGAGTATACCAAACGgcatataccaaaaaaaatatggtATACCACTTGGCAATAATTTTGGGATCATaactttacaattttattttttttttgaattttttcacatcccaaaaaaaagaatatacatTTTATAACATAATATGTATCATCATGTAATGACAACTAGAAAAACTTGAGGATATGCAAGGTATTGTCACCtaacaaactaataaatatgatattttgttgtttgttaaccCCACAATGAAAATGCTTTTGGACGCTTATGGGTATTATGTTGTCCAGGTGCCTAACAGTAGTCCAGGACCACCAATAAAGATTAAACTTGCAAAATATAGTATTTCTACCTGCAATAAAATTGTCTTGTAGTTGGCATATAGACTGCCAAGTACAATGATAATGTTGcagtccaaaaaataataataaatagataaactaAAACGAAGTACATGGACAAGTAAATTATCCAAGAATTCTAGCATTGAGAAATGAGGTATTTACTCTTCATATGTGGCTGCTTTCCTAGTGACATTGAAATAGaattatattttactaaatgaaaaaaaattattaaaaattatgaacaaatattaacaatttgcaattttcaatatgaaaagaGCATTTCAAGCACCTTGTTGTAGGAAACAGCTGCTGAAGTAAAATTTTTGATTCAATTAACCATTAGATCTTAATGGTTCATCATCTAGCAATTGCAAACACTCATGGGGATTGGAGTAGAAATAATCTTCTTCTTTTGGTCTACCCGGAATAGCTACTCTTTTCTTTGGACTTCCAATTCGATTTCTATGTGCTTCCTTCACAAAACGAGACAACATATCCCATTGAAGTTCCCcattttgatatttatcaaCTAAACGAATCAGAAGCTTTCTGTTTGGTAAAATGGTCTTCTTGAAACCCAAGAATCTGAAATATGAACAAAAAGCCAaacacataaatttaaaatttgtgtgAAGTGAGAATTGGGTtgttaaaaatgtatataatattgataCCTTCGATGGCCTTCAACAACTTTGGCCATGTTCCCATCATAAGTAGGAATAAACATATCACTCTCTAGGGACACCAGATAATCCAATGCTGCCATTTGGGAGGAGTGGTTCTGGAAAAACCTCAAATCTGAGGAATCCAACAGGGTTTCTTTTCTGACCTgttcatataatattaaatcaaattttcaactgaatattaatttttaaagatcGCTTTAACTTACATTCAACTAACCAGATTAGGAAAAGCAGTTGTTAGAGATTGCTTTAACTTCATTCAACTAACCAGATTAGGAAAAGCAGCCTCCAAATTTGCCATTCTTCTTTGTCCACCATATATTTCTCCAGCAGCAATATAGATTTGAACAGTGTGATCCAATCCCAAGGAACTCAATAATATAGCAGTTTCCTCAGGTGTCAACGGGCAAGAACCTTCTTTCCTCTTCAACTCGGAATTTATAACTTTGTCTTTCCATAATTTGTTATCATATCTAACAATTTTTTGATATCTTGTAATTAGCATAAGGTTATTCAACCAGTTTATT
Proteins encoded in this window:
- the LOC107416279 gene encoding transcription factor BIM3 isoform X1, translating into MVKPSKGHHEELEDDDEVPHRVKVDGKNREKNRSKHSETEQRRRSKINERFQILRDLIPQDDQKKDKASFLLEVIEYIRFLQEKLNMYEGSYPGWSSEPTKLTPWRNQHGPTPTESFVDHPQVIKSDSGLQNNVSVSPSMLCNAPNLVETELGSTVVYKSLDHLPGSAGQVAPLNVQQPIFDSIGRGGVPTQPLQESVSDAVNIDLQPQQPELWSGRHTTDCSVLNNTPNFQEKSRSVSISSAYSKGILDTLTQALRSSGMDLSQASISVQIDVGNGADNGVTSMASSSKDHVNQTMNSQVMAHTQVTSSSDQFEQAHKRLRTEEN
- the LOC107416279 gene encoding transcription factor BIM3 isoform X2 is translated as MMKCLIEVDGKNREKNRSKHSETEQRRRSKINERFQILRDLIPQDDQKKDKASFLLEVIEYIRFLQEKLNMYEGSYPGWSSEPTKLTPWRNQHGPTPTESFVDHPQVIKSDSGLQNNVSVSPSMLCNAPNLVETELGSTVVYKSLDHLPGSAGQVAPLNVQQPIFDSIGRGGVPTQPLQESVSDAVNIDLQPQQPELWSGRHTTDCSVLNNTPNFQEKSRSVSISSAYSKGILDTLTQALRSSGMDLSQASISVQIDVGNGADNGVTSMASSSKDHVNQTMNSQVMAHTQVTSSSDQFEQAHKRLRTEEN